From Sodalis glossinidius str. 'morsitans', the proteins below share one genomic window:
- a CDS encoding PstS family phosphate ABC transporter substrate-binding protein, whose product MLRYGRNTASGTQGFFRRRVLCGGDMQPTVNELSGSAAVAASVNAIGYTSMGFHASGVKWLAIIDAAGHTHRADAQTLRCGDYPFTRPLYIYVNKPPGKPLDPLTLAFLVRVLSPEGQAQVSQAGYIPLTESQRLAALQAAGLPTAA is encoded by the coding sequence GTGTTGCGCTATGGCCGCAATACCGCTTCCGGCACCCAGGGCTTTTTCCGCCGCCGGGTGCTGTGCGGCGGGGATATGCAGCCCACGGTGAATGAGCTGTCGGGCTCGGCGGCGGTGGCCGCCTCGGTAAACGCGATCGGCTATACCAGCATGGGATTTCACGCCAGTGGGGTGAAATGGCTGGCAATTATTGACGCGGCGGGTCACACCCACCGTGCCGATGCGCAAACGCTGCGCTGCGGAGACTATCCCTTCACCCGTCCTCTCTATATTTACGTTAATAAACCGCCCGGCAAGCCGCTGGATCCGCTGACGTTGGCATTTCTGGTGCGTGTGTTGTCCCCCGAGGGGCAGGCACAGGTCAGCCAGGCGGGTTACATACCGCTGACGGAATCCCAGCGGCTGGCGGCGCTACAGGCGGCGGGATTGCCCACAGCCGCGTAG